Genomic segment of Sphingopyxis lindanitolerans:
TGCTTGCCTGCCGCTGTGCCCAAACATGGCTAAGAACTGATTAACACGGGTGGGGGAATCGAGCGCCGCGGGCCGTTCGCCGTGACGGTCGTCGCCAAAGGCCCCGGCGGCGACGCGACGAAACGCCTCCGAACGCGGTCGAGCCGTGCTCGCGGCGGCCAAATCAGGCGGTGGTTCAGCGAAACGCCAGCTTTGGCTTCCTAATATGGTCGCGGGACCAAAGACAATGGGATGAACACCATGATCTGGATGAAGAAACTGGCACTTTCCGCGCTGATCGGAGCGAGCGCCATCGCTGCGCTGCCCGCCGATGCCGAGGCGCGCGACCGCCATCACCGCCACTCCTATTACGGCCACCGCGACCATGATCGCTATCGCGACTATCGCAGCGACTATCGCCGGGATTACCGACGCGACCATCGGCGCGGCCATTACCGCGACCGCTATTATTGCCGTCGCGGCAGCGGGACGACCGGGCTGATCGTCGGCGGTGCGGCGGGCGCGCTCCTCGGGCGCGAAGTCGATCGCTATGGCGACCACGCACCCGGAACGATCATCGGCGGTGCGGCGGGTGCGCTGATCGGCCGTGAGATCGGCCGCGGCGGGCGCTGCTAGGAAGCAGTCACGACGGCCCGCCGACTTCCTCCGCCGACGGGCCGCGGACGCCATGGCCCGCGCCGGGCGCCGCGCTCTTCGCCAGCCCGCGCGCGATCGGTTTCAGCGCCACGGTGCCGAGCTTGACGCGCGGCGCCGCCTTTCCCGGCGCCGCGCCGATCGCAAGCGCCGGGTCGAGGCGCAAGGCGGCGGCCGATGCCTTGGCCAGGCGAACCGTATAACGCCCGTAAGCCACGCTTTCGAAAAGATAATATCCATCGAATTCGGTCAGGGTCGTCGCGCGGACGCGGCCTTCGGCATCGACGAGTTCGAGCGCGAGCCCCTCGATCGGATTGCCGCCGTCGCGGATCATCACGCCTTCGATTTCACCCGCCGCGGTCATCGGCAGCAGGACGTGCGTCGCGACCCCGGGACGCGGGGTGACGACGACGCCGGGCAGCGCGGGCTGGATATAGGGATCGGGCAGGCTGCCCGCGTCGATCCCGATCATCACCGGGCGAAAGGGTTCGAGTCCGTCGATCGACGCGCGGCCGTCGCTGTCGGTCGATGCTTCGACAAGGGCGTTGCCGGCGGTCAGCGGCACGCCGCCGAGCGCCGCCTCGCCCGGTTGGCGGATGCCGTCGCCATTCTCGTCCATGAAGACATCGGCGGTCACCTGGCCGCGGCCGCCGAGCTTCTCGCTCGATAGCCGCCAGCCGCCACCGGCGGGTTTCGGTCCAAAGCTGAAGGCGAGCGACAGCGACGCCGCGACCGAGCCGTCGGTCGCCACCTCGCCAAAGCCGCTGAGCTGCAACATCTTGAAACGGCGCGTATAACCAAGGCCCGCACGCCCGCGGTCGAGCCCCTTGTCATAGCCGAGTTCGGCGCGCCATTCGGCATCGCCCTTCCCCGCCCATTCGCCGACGACGGCGAGGCGGGTGTCGGCCGCCTGCCCCGACAGCGCAAAGCGCGCCTCGCCGCGCAGGCGGACGGGGCCGATCCGGGCGTTGGCGAGCAAAGTCGCGGTCAGCTCGTCGGGCGGGCCGGGACCGACCGGCGCGCTCGTCCGACTCCAGTCGAGTTGTCCGGTAAAGGACAAGGCGCGAAAGCTCAGCGAAGCGCGGCCCGACGCCTGAAGGTTCGACACCCCCGAAGCGCGGTCGATCTTCGCGAGATCGAAATGCAGCGGCACGACCGTCCGCCCGAGCGCGACCGACTGGTCGATCGAGAGCGAATAGAGGCCGTCGATACCACCGACGAACCGGTCGGAGACGAAGCCGCCCCACCCGCGCATCGCATCGGCGCGGACGTTGGTTTCGCCGAACGCCGCGAGCCAGCTTGCACGCAGCGCCGCGGAACCGTTATCGGCATAGCTTCCCGCCACTTCGAGCAGCGACGGGCCGATCGAGCGGCGCACCGCCACCTCGCCATAATTGCGCCGGACATCCTCGATCATCAGACTGTGCAAATAAAGCGCGGCGGACGTGCGGGTGTCGAGCCCGCGCTCGACGCCCGCGGTGCCGCGCCAACCGCGCCGGAAGGCGCCGCCACGCCGACCAAACTCGATCAGGTCAGTGTCTTCCTGCGCCACACCCGCCCAATACCAGGTCTGTTGCGGCGGGATCGAGTCGATGCCGACCTGCAATTGCCTGATTTCGCGCCGGACCTGACCTTGCGGGCCATACAGGACGATCTCGAACCGGTTCGCGCCATATTGCAGCGGGACGTCGAGAAATTCATAGCGTCCGTCGCCGTTCGGGCTCGCGAAGGCGAGCAATTGCCCGTTGCGATACAGTTCGGCGTCCCAGCCCGCGGGCAGGTCGCCGCGAAAGCTCGTCTTGTCGAAGCTGTCGGGGCGCTCGACCGGGCGGTTGGTGATCACCGCGCCGCGCCCCGGCGCGCCTTGCGCGACCAGTCCGGTCGACAGCAGGCTGACGTCGCCGACCGCATAATGGGTCGCGTGGAGCGGGCCGAGCAGCCGCGCTTCGGGATCGGTACGATAGAGGCGCATCCGCAGGCTGTCGGGAACGCCCTTGTCGTTCGACGACAGCCGCGCGTCGAAACTTTGCCCGATCGCCTCCCCCGCGGCAAAAATCTCATAGCGCGCCTGGGTGTATGACCCGCCCTTGCGGTCCGAAACCACCCCCGCCGAGGCGACGACATCGACCGACGGAGTCGCCCATGCCCGATAGGGGCGCGCCGCCTGTGGCAGGCTCGCAAGGTCGAACGTCGCCTGCGGACGAAGCCCCGCCGCGCGCGAGCGCCGCTCCGCCGCAAGCTGAAAGGGCAGTTTTTCCGCGGTATCGATCCGCAACACCGCGTTCGGCAGATCGGCGGCGATCGGCACGCCGAGCCATTTGGTCAGGCTGTCCAGGTCGACGCACCAGCCCGCCGGCTCGTCACGGATCGCGGTCGCGCCGATCGCATAACGCTGGCTGCCGACGCGCACCTCGTCCGCATCGCGGTCGATCAGCAGGCTGCGGCGCTCGTCGAACACCCAGCCGGTTGCGCGGCGCAACTTCGTATCGATGCGCACCGCCAGATCGAGCGCGAGCACCATGTCGCCCAGGTCGACGCAGAGCCCCTGCGGGGTCTGATACCCCCGCACCCCGCCGCCGAGCCGATACGGGCCCGAACGCAGATCGAACAGCCAGCGATCATCCTCGCTCGGCGTCCAGCCATCGGACGCGGCCGAAACTGGCGTTTTTTCAGCGGCATGGGCGCCGCCGGAAGCCAGTCCGGCAAGCGTCCACCCGGCGACCAGCGCCGCCATCCATCGCCAAAGGGTCGCGCGGATCATCGGTCCGCCCGCGGGCGCCGCCCTGCCCCGCGCCTATTTCACGACCCGGTCGGCCTCGTCGATCGTGCCGCCGCCGATGTCGCGATCCTCGCTATAACGGATATGCACCGGCCCCTTGAGCTTCGCGGCGAGGTCAGGCGTGATCGGCAGCGACACCGTGCGCGCGGCGACTTCGGGATAGATCGCGATGCCGCGCGCGAGCAGCAGCGGTTCGGCCATTCCCGGCCGCGTCACTTCGATGTCGCCATAGACCGATCGATCGCCGCTGCGCGTCAGGTCGAACTCGAACGCCGGTCCATTCTTCGTCGCACCGACCCGGGCGTCGCCGATCGTCGCGCTCGCGCCAAGATCGCCGACACGGACGATGATCGGAATGGTGATGCCATAGATCGGCGTCAGCGCGATCGAGACGCCGGTCGGCGCGGGTTTGGCGAGGGGCTTTGCACGATCGGCCGCGACGGCGGGCGCCGCGTCGGGCACCGCACGAAACAGCATATGCGCGCGATATTCGCCCGGCGCGAGCCCTTCGGGGATGCGCACCCCGACGCGGATCACCTGCGGCTGGTTCGGCGGCAGGGTGACGCGGCGCGGGCTGAAGGCGATCATGTCGAGCGCCGCGCGCTCGGCCGGCGTCGCGTTCGCCTCGTCGATCTCGTCGAGCCCGCCGTCCGGGGTCATCCGCTTGACCTCGAGGCTGATGCGATAGGTCGCCGGCGCGCTGCCGATATTGTTGAGGATCACCTCGGTGCCGCGCGATCCGTCGAGGATGACGCGCGTCGGCGCGACGAGCAGGTCGCCCGCGGCACAGGCAGGCGGCGCGGCGGTGCCGAGCGCAGCCGCCGAGAACAGGCAAAAGCCCTTGAAAAAGCGCAACATAGACACGATCCCCACAATCGTTCGGGGACGACGGTCGTCGCCCCATTTGGTTGGTCGCGTCCCTGTTGCGCCATCATGGTTGATATTTTGCTAACCATGATGGGTTCGCGCGCAACAAAAAGGGCCCCGGAGCCTGGTGCTCTGGAGCCCTTTTGTCCGGTCGGCGAGCGCGCGGCCCGCCGGCCCCCCACCCAATATTATTGGTAGTTGGCGGTGACGTTGAACGTCCCCGAATAATTGCCCGCCGCCTGGTTGGCGCCGACGTTCAGCGTGCCGCCGACCGTGAAGCTGCCACCGGTCGCGGTAAGCATCAGGTTCGGCACCGAATAGGTCAGCGCGGCGGTCATGCTATTGCTGCCCGCGGTCAGCGTGACCGTCGCCGGACCGCTGATGCCGACATTGGCGCCGCTCGTCCCGCCGAGGCTGAAGCCCGCGGCCGAGGTCGTGCCGATGCAGGTCAGGCCGCTGCCGCAAGTCGCGGCGCCGGCGGTCGAAACCGCGACGGTCGAGGCGGCGGTGCCGCTGACGATCGTCCCGAAATCGAGGTCGCTGGTGTTGAGGATGGTCAGCGGCGCAAGGATCTTGGCCTTGGCCGTCGCCGTCGCCGACGTAGCGTGCGCCGCCGAGGCGGTCATCGCGAGGGCAGCAATCGCGGCGCCGGTGAGGGCGCGCTTCATTCCAGTGGTGCGCATATGATTTGGTCCCTTGAACAAGTCGAAATTCGAATGGAAATCCCACCCCATTCGCCGACCCCTTTAGCCGATCACCCGTTCAGTTTTTGCCCCACAAGCATGGTTAACAGCGTATAGAGAAAATGCCCGCGTTGCATAGTGCAAGCGAGCGAAAACAAGGCCTTGGGCCATGACAGGACGGATCGTGGGGATCGCCTATGGCCTGTTAACGGCCCGCCGCGGGACAGATTAAGGGGCCGCGAGGCAAAAGTGCGCGCGGCTCGATTCGTCCTCCCGGCGCCGGCCGCAAGCCTAAATCCCTTCGCCGCTCAGCCGCTGGCAGATCATGTCGAGCTGGTCGAGCGACCCAAATTTGAGCGTCAGCGCGCCCTTGCCGCCGCCGGCATAGTGGATCGCGACGCCAATCCCCAGCAGTTCGGCGAGGTGGCGTTCGACCGCGACGATATCGGGGTCGCGGCCGCCGTCGAGGCTCTTATATTCGAGCGGCGCCTTGCGTCCGCCGCCCTTGCCCGCGCGCACCAGCGCTTCGACCGCGCGCACCGACAGGCCTTCCTTGACGATCCGCCGCGCCATATCTTCGCCATCGACGGCGCCGATCAACGCGCGCGCATGCCCCATCGACAGCGAACCGTCGCCGACCAGATCCTGCACGCCCTGCGGCAGGTCGAGCAGCCGCATCAGGTTCGCGACATGGCTGCGCGACTTGCCGACGAGCTTCGCCAGCGCGTCCTGGCTGTGACCGAAATCGTCGATCAGGCGGCGATAGGCGGCCGCTTCCTCGATCGCATTCAGATCCTGGCGCTGGATATTCTCGACCAGCGCGATCTCATAGGTCGCGGCATCGTCGAGGTCGCGGACGAGCGCGGGAATCTGGTGCAGCCCGGCGCGCTGCGCCGCGCGCCAGCGGCGTTCACCGGCAACGAGCTGATAGCCCTGCCCATCGGGAGCATGGCGGATGATGATCGGTTGCAAAAGCCCGCGCGCGCCGATCGAATCGGCAAGCTCCACGATCGCGGCCTCGTCGAAATGGCGGCGCGGCTGGTTCGGCAGCGGACGAATCGCGGCGACCGCGATGTGCTGGACCGCATCGCCCGGTATCGGCGCCGCCTTCGCCGCCGCCCCCGGCGTGGCGAGGACCGGCGCTTCGACCGCGACGTCGCCGAACAGCGCATTCAGCCCGCGCCCCAGGCCGGAGGGCCGCTTGCGCGGCGTGTGCGCGTCCATTTCCTTTTCATTATCAGACATTTAAGCGGCCTTGCGAATGTCGGGAAGGCGGTCGATCAGCTCGCGCGCAAGCGCGATATAGGCGGCCGACCCGGCGCAACGATGGTCATAGATCAGCGCCGGCAAGCCGTGGCTCGGCGCTTCGGACAGGCGGACGTTGCGCGGAATCACCGTCTCGAACACCACCGGGCCGAGCACTTCGCGGACATCGTCCGACACCTGGTCGGTCAGCCGGTTGCGGCGGTCGAACATGGTGAGCGCGACCCCGAGAATGAACAATTGCGGGTTGAAGCGCCCGCGCACGCGCTCGACCGTGGTGAGCAGCTGACTGAGCCCTTCGAGCGCGAAAAATTCGCACTGGAGCGGCACGAGCAGCGATTCGGCGGCGATCAGCGCATTGAGCGTCAACATGCCGAGCGACGGCGGGCAGTCAATCAGGCAGATGTCCCACTGCCCCGCTTCGGCGCCCGACAGCGCCTGTTGCAGGCGGTGCAGCCGATCGGCGAACTCGATCAGCTCGATCTCGGCGCCCGACAGATCGACGGTCGCGGGGACGATATCGAGCCGCGGCACCGCGGTCGGCACCGCGCATTCGGCGACCGTCGCCTCGGCGCGCAGCAGGTCATAGCTCGAATATTCGCGCTGCGCCTGCGTGATGCCGAGCCCGGTCGACGCATTGCCCTGCGGGTCGAGATCGATGAGGAGCGTCCGCCATCCGGTCGCCGCGAGCGCGGTCGCCAGATTGATCGCGGTCGTCGTCTTGCCGACCCCGCCCTTCTGGTTCGCCACGGCAATGCGGATCATCGCTTTCCTCGCTGTTCTGCGCCGATTCGACCTTCGCCGACCAAGATCCGGCTTGTCGCGTCGGTGCGGCTCTGTTCCACGTGAAACATTCTCTGCCATGGCTGCGGCAGCAATGCCAGTTCCTTAACCGCGTTTCGCCCCTTTGGCAGCAGCCAGCGCGTCGATTCGGTGGAAAAACGCGTGGACAAGGCGATCAGCCGGTCGAGCGGCGCAAAGGCGCGCGCGCTGATCGTCGCTGCCGGCCGCGTTTCGATGCGTTCGAGCGGCGCTTCGGCGACTTCGACATAGCGCAAATCGAGGGTGTCCGTGACCGCGCGGAGAAAATCGCAGCGCCGCTTGCGCGATTCGACGAGCAGCAGCGGCCGCTCGCTCAGAATCGCGATCACCAGCCCCGGCAACCCCGGCCCGCTCCCCAGGTCGACCCAAAGCCCGTCGCTCGCCCGGTCGAGACACAGCAGTTGAGCGCTATCCGCGATATGCCGCACCCACAGGCTCGGGATCGTCGAAGCCGCGATCAGATTCTGCCGGTCATTCTCCTCGACCAGCATCGCCGCGAAGCGTTCGAGCTGCCCCCATTGCCGAACCGCCGGGGCGAAGGCGTCCCCAATCCAGTCCCGCGCCTGCTCCTCGCTCGCCAACACCATCATTTCGTCCCTCATTCGCATCCCAACCCGCGAAGCGGAATCTCTCTTATTCTTCGCGCTTTTGCGCCTTTGCGTGAGATTTTGATGAGTTTACGCGAAGACGCGAAGAAAGGCACCTCGCCAGCAGGCGGAGCAAATGTCTCACACAAAGACACGAAGATGTCGTGTGATAGATTCATCGTCGATGAGAATTGGAGTGCGGCATTTTCATATAAATCGCGCTTCGCGCGATATCGCGACCGACAACCGCGACCGAAACCGGTCTCTTTGTGTCTTTGTGTGAGCTTCATCGAAGGCCGGTCCATCAACGACAGCGATAGACATCCAGCATCGGCGGCCGGTGCAGGCATTCGGCGAAGCTGAACGGCCGCGTGACGAGCGGCGGCACTCGCTCAGCCTCGGGGTGTCGGGGGTTCATCAGGATCACATCGGCTTCGGGCAGAACCTTCGACCGAATGGCCGCCAGCAGCGATCGCCGCGTGTCGAGCCATTCATCGACGCACGCGATGATAGCCGGACGTGGCAGGTCGTCGGCTATGCGCTCCGGCACCGCATCAACCGACGTCCAGCCCAGCAGATGGTCGCTTTCCGCATCGAGACGGTCGGGCAAGAGATAGCGCAGCGCGACAAGAACCGCGAGTCCGGCTTCGCTGGCAAGACTGACG
This window contains:
- a CDS encoding MSCRAMM family protein, with amino-acid sequence MIRATLWRWMAALVAGWTLAGLASGGAHAAEKTPVSAASDGWTPSEDDRWLFDLRSGPYRLGGGVRGYQTPQGLCVDLGDMVLALDLAVRIDTKLRRATGWVFDERRSLLIDRDADEVRVGSQRYAIGATAIRDEPAGWCVDLDSLTKWLGVPIAADLPNAVLRIDTAEKLPFQLAAERRSRAAGLRPQATFDLASLPQAARPYRAWATPSVDVVASAGVVSDRKGGSYTQARYEIFAAGEAIGQSFDARLSSNDKGVPDSLRMRLYRTDPEARLLGPLHATHYAVGDVSLLSTGLVAQGAPGRGAVITNRPVERPDSFDKTSFRGDLPAGWDAELYRNGQLLAFASPNGDGRYEFLDVPLQYGANRFEIVLYGPQGQVRREIRQLQVGIDSIPPQQTWYWAGVAQEDTDLIEFGRRGGAFRRGWRGTAGVERGLDTRTSAALYLHSLMIEDVRRNYGEVAVRRSIGPSLLEVAGSYADNGSAALRASWLAAFGETNVRADAMRGWGGFVSDRFVGGIDGLYSLSIDQSVALGRTVVPLHFDLAKIDRASGVSNLQASGRASLSFRALSFTGQLDWSRTSAPVGPGPPDELTATLLANARIGPVRLRGEARFALSGQAADTRLAVVGEWAGKGDAEWRAELGYDKGLDRGRAGLGYTRRFKMLQLSGFGEVATDGSVAASLSLAFSFGPKPAGGGWRLSSEKLGGRGQVTADVFMDENGDGIRQPGEAALGGVPLTAGNALVEASTDSDGRASIDGLEPFRPVMIGIDAGSLPDPYIQPALPGVVVTPRPGVATHVLLPMTAAGEIEGVMIRDGGNPIEGLALELVDAEGRVRATTLTEFDGYYLFESVAYGRYTVRLAKASAAALRLDPALAIGAAPGKAAPRVKLGTVALKPIARGLAKSAAPGAGHGVRGPSAEEVGGPS
- a CDS encoding RES family NAD+ phosphorylase encodes the protein MIVAAHQDPKEDSHPMKLWRLSREPHVALDGAGAEKFGGRYSSAGRPVVSLASEAGLAVLVALRYLLPDRLDAESDHLLGWTSVDAVPERIADDLPRPAIIACVDEWLDTRRSLLAAIRSKVLPEADVILMNPRHPEAERVPPLVTRPFSFAECLHRPPMLDVYRCR
- a CDS encoding glycine zipper 2TM domain-containing protein, which encodes MNTMIWMKKLALSALIGASAIAALPADAEARDRHHRHSYYGHRDHDRYRDYRSDYRRDYRRDHRRGHYRDRYYCRRGSGTTGLIVGGAAGALLGREVDRYGDHAPGTIIGGAAGALIGREIGRGGRC
- the rsmG gene encoding 16S rRNA (guanine(527)-N(7))-methyltransferase RsmG codes for the protein MMVLASEEQARDWIGDAFAPAVRQWGQLERFAAMLVEENDRQNLIAASTIPSLWVRHIADSAQLLCLDRASDGLWVDLGSGPGLPGLVIAILSERPLLLVESRKRRCDFLRAVTDTLDLRYVEVAEAPLERIETRPAATISARAFAPLDRLIALSTRFSTESTRWLLPKGRNAVKELALLPQPWQRMFHVEQSRTDATSRILVGEGRIGAEQRGKR
- a CDS encoding molecular chaperone, which encodes MLRFFKGFCLFSAAALGTAAPPACAAGDLLVAPTRVILDGSRGTEVILNNIGSAPATYRISLEVKRMTPDGGLDEIDEANATPAERAALDMIAFSPRRVTLPPNQPQVIRVGVRIPEGLAPGEYRAHMLFRAVPDAAPAVAADRAKPLAKPAPTGVSIALTPIYGITIPIIVRVGDLGASATIGDARVGATKNGPAFEFDLTRSGDRSVYGDIEVTRPGMAEPLLLARGIAIYPEVAARTVSLPITPDLAAKLKGPVHIRYSEDRDIGGGTIDEADRVVK
- a CDS encoding ParA family protein; the protein is MIRIAVANQKGGVGKTTTAINLATALAATGWRTLLIDLDPQGNASTGLGITQAQREYSSYDLLRAEATVAECAVPTAVPRLDIVPATVDLSGAEIELIEFADRLHRLQQALSGAEAGQWDICLIDCPPSLGMLTLNALIAAESLLVPLQCEFFALEGLSQLLTTVERVRGRFNPQLFILGVALTMFDRRNRLTDQVSDDVREVLGPVVFETVIPRNVRLSEAPSHGLPALIYDHRCAGSAAYIALARELIDRLPDIRKAA
- a CDS encoding DUF4402 domain-containing protein gives rise to the protein MKRALTGAAIAALAMTASAAHATSATATAKAKILAPLTILNTSDLDFGTIVSGTAASTVAVSTAGAATCGSGLTCIGTTSAAGFSLGGTSGANVGISGPATVTLTAGSNSMTAALTYSVPNLMLTATGGSFTVGGTLNVGANQAAGNYSGTFNVTANYQ
- a CDS encoding ParB/RepB/Spo0J family partition protein; amino-acid sequence: MSDNEKEMDAHTPRKRPSGLGRGLNALFGDVAVEAPVLATPGAAAKAAPIPGDAVQHIAVAAIRPLPNQPRRHFDEAAIVELADSIGARGLLQPIIIRHAPDGQGYQLVAGERRWRAAQRAGLHQIPALVRDLDDAATYEIALVENIQRQDLNAIEEAAAYRRLIDDFGHSQDALAKLVGKSRSHVANLMRLLDLPQGVQDLVGDGSLSMGHARALIGAVDGEDMARRIVKEGLSVRAVEALVRAGKGGGRKAPLEYKSLDGGRDPDIVAVERHLAELLGIGVAIHYAGGGKGALTLKFGSLDQLDMICQRLSGEGI